CGTGCCTAGAAGACACAATACAGCTCATCAGCAAAAAACATACCATGAAAGAAGCTATTCTCAGTACAATCCATGTCAATGGGCGACTTGGATTTATCTTTGCAAATGGAGTAGCTGCCTCATTTTTAGAAGAATTTTATAAGGATAAAACCAATTCCTTTGGTGCCGCACTTAAGGTTGCAGGATATATAGCTGATGGAATTTTTCAAGGAAAATTAAACGGAGAATTCCACAAAATTGTTAAACAACAGAAGATGAAAATAGAGACTTATCCAACCCCTCTTTATAACGATATTTCCACAAATTCACAGATAAATAACAAATATAGCATGATTTTAGCCTCAACTGTTCCAAAACTGCCTTTGACAACTCGCTTCTTTAAAAAAGTTGTTATGGGTGATAATTCAGCAGAAATGATTGCGATATCGGAAAAGGGTTCAAAGCTCTTAAAAGGTGCTATTAAAGCCCTATCTGGTGGCTGTATTTATAACTTACCAAATGTAAATTCTATAAAATTTCAAAAAGCAAATATCACTTGTGAAGAAAATACTTCATATTCTCTTGATGGAGATCTTATTTCAAACCCTGATGGTAAAATCAGCATTGAAATGGGGCCAAATTTTGTGTTTTGCTCTCCTTACGATATAGCTAAATAAATATTATTTAGCTGCTAAAGGAAAATTTATGAGTTCAAAAGAAAAACGAGAAAAAGATAAGGAAAGAGAAAAAGAAGATTTAAAAGAAGAAAAAAGATTTTTTGATGGAAAAAGAAGTTTTTCCATCCGAGAGCTTGAAATTCAAGACCTAGCAGAGGTTTATAATCTAGGTGAAACCTGCTTTCGTGCAGACCTATGGCCCATGCTTTACAGAGGCTGGGATGAATATGAAGTCACAACAA
The sequence above is drawn from the Fluviispira vulneris genome and encodes:
- a CDS encoding diacylglycerol/lipid kinase family protein — protein: MLRVGIISNPFAKINKLNPEYNTHLWYILANNGQLEVTRSLEQLNQVCQEFSERNINLVGIVGGDGSISLVLSAIYKAYGAERLPKILLLKGGTINFLASNLGIKNEARTCLEDTIQLISKKHTMKEAILSTIHVNGRLGFIFANGVAASFLEEFYKDKTNSFGAALKVAGYIADGIFQGKLNGEFHKIVKQQKMKIETYPTPLYNDISTNSQINNKYSMILASTVPKLPLTTRFFKKVVMGDNSAEMIAISEKGSKLLKGAIKALSGGCIYNLPNVNSIKFQKANITCEENTSYSLDGDLISNPDGKISIEMGPNFVFCSPYDIAK